TACGATGCTACCTGAGCTGCAGTACGAGTACGACGTCTTCTTCCATCAGAAACTTTTACTGGTGGTTCGTCAGGAATTTGCATCAATAAAGTTACGGACGGTTGACAATGTAGTTCCTTGCGCAAAGAGCGTGCGAGTTCCCTCTCCAAAAGCCCTTGCAATCCACCCCAATCCACCTGTTGATTTTCACCATCAAAAGAGGGGGCAAATTCTGACCAGCGAACGCTGAGGATTTCTTCAATCCGCTGTTGTACCCACTTTTGCAGCAAGGGGCGCTCGATGCTCGTGACAACACCTCGCAGATGAATTTCTGGCTTTGCCATCAACTTGCCATTCCAATCTAGCGCCATCGCAATTGTGACAATACCTTCTTCTGCCATACGTTGCCGTTCTTGGAGCACTTTGGCACTAACCATGCCACTACCGGAAGTATCTACCAGTTCCAGACCAGATGCTACTTTACCAGCAACACGCATTGATTCCTCTGTGAGTTCGACGATATTTCCATTCTGAATAATCACCATGTTTTCAGCAGGAATGCCCATACTCTGAGCTGTTTGGGAATGCTTGACGAGCATCCGATGTTCTCCGTGAACTGGTAGGAAGAACTTGGGTTTAGTCAGAGCAATCATCAGCTTTTGGTCTTCCTGACATCCATGACCAGAGACGTGAATTCCTTTATCCCGACCATAGATGACATTTGCTCCCTGCATCATCAATTTATCGATGACGGTGACTACAGCAATTGTATTTCCAGGAATGGGGTTGGCTGAGAAGACGACCGTATCTCCTTGGCGAATTCTAATATGGGGATGTTCTTGATTGGCAATCCGAGTCATTGCTGACATCGGTTCACCTTGAGAACCAGTCGTCAAAATTAAGACCTTTTCCTCAGGTATATTACGGACTGCTTGCAACGGCTGAAGGAGATTCTCATCACACTTGATGTATCCTAGATTACGGGCATGGGCAATCAAATTCAGCATGGAACGACCTACCACGCCCACGACACGCTTATACTTTTGCGCCAGTTGCAAAACCATGTTAATCCGATGCACGCTGGAGGCAAAGGTTGTCACAAATAATCGCCCAGTGGCTTGACTGAAGACTCTGTCCAGATTTGGATACACAGAACGTTCTGAAGGCGTAAATCCCGGTACTTCTGAGTTTGTTGAATCACTCATCAAGCACAGTACGCCTTTCTCCCCGTGTTCGGCTAGTCTTTGCAAGTCAAAATGCTCACCATCTACGGGCGTATGGTCAATTTTAAAATCCCCTGTATGGATAAGTATTCCAACTGGTGTATGAATCGCTACAGTAAAGCTATCAGCGATGGAGTGTGTATTGCGAATATATTCTACAAAGAAATGTTTGCCAATTCTCACCACATCGCGGGGGAGGACAGTTTTTAACTCAGTGCGATCGCGCACTCCCGCTTCTTCCAATTTCCCCTCCAGCATTGCCAGTGCTAGTCTCGGACCATAAATCGCAGGAATTTCAAATTGCTTTAGGTGAAAGGCTATCCCACCGATATGGTCTTCATGACCGTGGGTAACAATCATACCTTTAATTTTGTGGCGATTTTCCCGTATATAAGTCATGTCTGGGAGTACTATATTGACTCCATGCATCCCGTCTGTGGGAAAAGCCAATCCTGCATCTAGCAGGATAATTTCATCGTCATACTCAAAAACACAGGTATTTTTACCAATTTCATGCAAACCGCCCAACGGAATGATTTTTAGGGCGGCTAAAGTTTCGTTTTTAGCCATATTCTCCTTACTCGTGTTCTTTGTTGATAAAAATGTGAAATTTAAAGATTGTTCTTTGTCAATCAATTGTTGTAAAACTGACAAGACAAATAGGCTATGAAATCAGTCTGAAAACAGCTGATTCTTTATCAGATGTTCAATTGTTGCTTAATTAATTCGGCTTTAAAAGCTCAAAATTCATAATATATTTATCCAGTCTTAGCACAGGAGTTTTACCCATCTCTTGGTAAAATAAAGCACTTTTATTATAAAAATCTTTCGCAAATTAGCCCGTCTGCCTTCATTATATTCCTATTAAATTAAATCAAGTTCTTTGAGAACGAGTTTTAACTTTTGACTGATTTCTGAGTCAGGTTCGCACAATGGGAGACGAGTTGAACCAACCTCCCAACCTAAAAGATTTAATGCTTTCTTGACTGGGATGGGGCTTGTCGTTGCAAATAAAGCTTTAAACAGAGGAAAGAGTTGGAGATGTATTTCCCTAGCTACTTGAATTTTACCTGAATCAAAGGCTTGAATCATCTTTTGTAGTTCGTTTCCTACCAGATGAGAAGCCACACTGACGACACCTTTTGCCCCTATTGCCAACAGAGACAAAGTCATGTAATCATCACCAGAATAAATCTGGAATTCTTTTGGCGTCAAGCGACGAATTTCACTTGCTTGATCTATATTGCCTGTCGATTCCTTAATTCCAATAATATTGTCAATTTCAGCTAACCGAGCAACAGTTTCCGGTTGGAGATTTTGACCTGTACGACCAGGGACATTGTACAACAGCAACGGTAAGTCAGGCGTCGCCTGAGCGATCGCAGCAAAGTGCTGATAAAGCCCTGCTTGGGGGGGTTTGTTGTAGTAAGGAACAACCTGTAGTACGCCATGTACTCCTATTTTAACTGCCTTTTGGGTAGCGGCAATTGCTTCTTTTGTTGAATTAGAGCCACACCCTGCGATCACAAAAGCTTTTCCCGCCACGGCCTGCAATACCACAGAAAACAACTGGTATTCTTCCTCCCAACTCAGGGTAGGAGATTCTCCCGTAGTTCCACATACCACCATTGTATCTGTACCATGGTCCGCTAGATGTGCTGCTAGTGCTGCAGCTACATCATAATTCACACTGCCGTCTTCCTTAAACGGCGTAATCATAGCGGTTAGAACTCTGCCAAAATCTACCACCCTCTTTTCACTCCTAAATATTCTTCTTTTCTTTGTTTCTTCTTTGTTGTTGTTTGTTCTTCGCTTTTTGTGGATCTTGGTGGTGTTATATTGTGATAACCTATTTGACTCTGACTTTCAAGCGTAATTTACACATTCTCTCGTTTGTCTTTGTCCTTTTTTTGGCATTCATAACCAAATCAGTTATGACTAAGACCCAACAGCAGAGCCATACCCAGCTCGATACCCTCAAAGTAGCAGATTGTCTCACTTAATGACTAACCGCTACCGCCCCTTTGAGTAGATTTTTTGCTACTAATAACTCAGCAATTTGTATTGCATTCAAGGCTGCGCCTTTGCGGACTTGATCCCCGCACAGCCACAGTTCCAAGCCACACGAGTTAGAAATATCCTGACGAATTCTCCCTACCAAAACTTCATCTCGACCTGTGGCTTCAATCGGCATTGGGAAATGGTTTGCCTTCCAATCTTCTACCAATTTCACACCCGGTGCCTGACTGAGAACTTCTCTCGCTTTCTCTGGGCTAAATGGTACCTCAAATTCTAGGTTAATCGCTTCCGAATGGCTACGTAGTACGGGAACCCGTACACAAGTTGCAGTGATTCTGATATCCTGACTCCCAAAGATTTTGCGAGTCTCGTTAACCATTTTCATTTCTTCCTCACAATACCCAAACTCGTTCAAAGGGGTGTTGTGCGGGAAGACATTAAATGCTAATGGATAGGGAAATACTTCAGCTACAGGTTGCTTACCTTCTAAAATAGCACTTGCTTGAATTTTCACTTCTTCCATTGCCTTAGCACCAGCACCACTGGCTGATTGGTAAGTTGCAGCCACAAGGCGCTGTACTGGTGATACTTTATGTAGGGGCCACACTGCCACAGTCATCAAAATCGTTGTACAGTTGGGATTAGCAATGATACCTTTGTGGTTCGCTGCTGCTTCTGGATTGACTTCTGGAACCACCAAAGGAACTTCCGGATTCATGCGAAACGCACTGGAGTTATCAATCACCACAGCACCCGCCGCGACCGCTTTTGGTGCCCAAGTTTTTGAGATGGAACCACCTGCACTCGCAAGCACCAGATCCGCATTCTCAAAGGCTTTTTCACTCACTGCTTCTACTGGCAAATTTTCCCCTTGAAAAGGCAGTGTTCGCCCTGCACTGCGTTCTGATGCCAATAACCTTAAATCAGAAACAGGGAAATTACGGTTCTCCAATAATTCCAGCAACTCTTGACCAACCGCACCAGTTGCTCCCAAAATAGCTACCCTGTAGGATTTAGACAAATTGACTTCCTCCTTTACGAGATGTTCTGTGCAATTTCTTCTAGAAATTCAAAGCTTAAATGGCAATAGCAGACATTAAATAAACTTTTTAATAGTTTTCTTTATTGAAAAAATGGTTGTAATTCTTAATCTAATACATTTCTTTTGTTACTCATGCTGATTCGTATGGCAATTTACAATACTTGATGACGAAACTTTTTTTTGAAAATTAAGACTTCTATTATAGAGTAGATCATCTTTCAACATCTGGATGAGCTAAACTTTTGCATAACTCAAAACTGGTTTTATCCTTCAATAGATGCGTTGTCAAGATGATTGGTGTACTATGATTCAATGGACTAAGAAGAGCATTGCAATAATAACCTATTCTCACAACACAGGAGCTAGGCAATCATCAGCGCTCAGTTCGACATAGCAGCCAGCCCCAATGCGACAACCTTAGCGTGCAACAGTGCTAGTTGAGAACCAGGATATCACGGTGTTAGCCCTTTGGGAAAAAACAATTTGGAGTTGAGAACAGGAAACTAGTTTGCGCTCAAATGTCAAGTTTTTTGACAACAAAAGTAAACTAAATAAGTGTTATAAGCAGACCCTGGTGCACTTGGATATAATCAAGCCATGTAGCCACCTTGAATCCAAGTCAAGAAACTTTAACTTAAAGACGCAAATTTTGGCGTCAGTAGACAACAAGTAAAAAGAAATACAAATAATAGAGACGAAGCATGAAAGTCACCCAGGAAAAACTTCCCGCCAGTCAAATTGGTCTGGAAATAGAGATTACGCCAGAAAAGACCAAGGAAACTTACGAAAAAGTTGTTAAGAACTTAGCAAGTACTGCAAATATTCCTGGGTTTCGCAAAGGCAAGGTACCTCGGCAGATACTTCTGCAGCGCCTTGGCACAACTAGAATCAAGGCAGCTGCGCTAGAAGAAGTCATTCAATATGGCATTGAGCAAGCACTCTCACAAGAAAAAATCCAGGTGCTCGGTCAACCACAGCTACGCTCTTCTTTTGAGGAATTGATTAGTAATTATGAACCAGGAAAAGCGCTGATAATTTCTGCATTTGTAGATGTGGAACCAGAACCAAATTTGGGTGAATATACGGGCTTGCAATTCAAAGCTGAGGAAGTGAAGTACGATCCACAGCAGGTAGACAAAGCCTTAGAAGACGAACGCCAACAAATGGGAACATTAATTCCTGTGGAAGGGCGATCAGCGCAAATAAATGATGTGGCTGTGGTAGATTTCAAAGGAGTTATTGCTGCTTCTGTTGGTGAAGACGAAACTGCTGAACCCCAGCCAATACCGGGGGGAGAAGCAACTGATTTCCAATTGGAGATGCAAGAAGACAAATTCATTCCCGGCTTTGTCACAGGGATAGTGGGGATGAATCCTGGAGAAACCAGAGAAATCTCTGCTCAGTTTCCAGATCCTTATGTTAACGAAGATCTAGCAGGAAAACCCGCAGTTTTCACTGTCACCCTTAAAGAACTCAAGGAAAAAGAACTGCCTGAATTGAATGATGACTTTGCCCAAGAAGTCGGCGATTATGATACTTTGGACGAATTGCGCAATTCTTTGGAAGAGCGCTTTCAAAAAGAAGCCCAACAGAAAACAAAATCGCATCAGCAAGAAGCCTTGTTAGCTGAACTGCTCAAGCATGTGGAAGTTGACTTGCCTGAAACGATGATTCAACAAGAAGTCAATGAGATGCTGACGCAAACAGCTATGCGGCTTTCTCAGCAAGGGCTTGATGTCAAAAAGTTATTTACTCAAGATGTGATTCCTCAGTTGCGGGAGCGTTCTCGCGGTGAAGCGGTTGAGCGCATTAAACGTTCTCTAGCGCTTATGGAAGTTGCTAAACGCGAGTCCATCGAAGTGAGCGCAGATCAAATCGAAGCCAGAGTCAAAGAATTGATGGAGCAGTACTCTGAAAAAGATGTTGATGAGAAAAGAATGTTTGAGGTTGTAGAAAACGAATTGTTGACCGAAAAAATCATCGATTGGCTTCTAGAACGCTCAACAATTGAGTTGGTACCTGAAGGTTCTTTGAGTACAGTAGAAACTGAGACTGAAGAAATCACGGTAGATGAACCAGTTGCAGCAACTGAAACTGTAGAACAACCTCTTCTGGCTACTACTGAAACTGCGTCTGTTGACACAGAGTCAACACAGGGATAATAGATGATAAGGGGATAAGGATAAACAGAGTGAGAAGTTTCCCTCCCTCACTCCCTGATTCTCCCCCATCTGCCTGTCCGAAGGTAGAAGTTTAAGAAACTTTATTTGAGTACCAGTACACATCACCGTCTTGGTTTGATACTGTTTTACACGATAGGAATTTATATAAGGCATAATGGTTAACACATAGCCACATCAAAAATCAGGCTCATCAAAAAGGCCGCACTTGCTGTCAAAATTATTGTTACACTTAGTGTAAAACGTTCTTTTATGCTTGTATCACAGTCGGGAAACTACCAACCTAACAGTTTGAGTGACTTTAAACTCTACTCCCTAAACAGTCCTAGCAACATCGTCCCGATGGTGGTCGAACAATCGGGTGTGGGAGAACGTGCCTTTGACATCTACTCTCGCTTGCTACGGGAACGGATTATCTTTTTAGGAACGCCAATAGACGATAACGTTGCCAACTCAATTATTGCCCAGTTGTTGTTTCTAGACGCTGAAGATTCAGAAAAGGACATTCAACTGTACATTAATTCTCCTGGTGGCTCCGTGACAGCAGGTATGGCAATCTACGATACCATTCAGCAGATTCGTCCTGATGTGGTCACCATAT
This portion of the Brasilonema sennae CENA114 genome encodes:
- a CDS encoding ribonuclease J, whose product is MAKNETLAALKIIPLGGLHEIGKNTCVFEYDDEIILLDAGLAFPTDGMHGVNIVLPDMTYIRENRHKIKGMIVTHGHEDHIGGIAFHLKQFEIPAIYGPRLALAMLEGKLEEAGVRDRTELKTVLPRDVVRIGKHFFVEYIRNTHSIADSFTVAIHTPVGILIHTGDFKIDHTPVDGEHFDLQRLAEHGEKGVLCLMSDSTNSEVPGFTPSERSVYPNLDRVFSQATGRLFVTTFASSVHRINMVLQLAQKYKRVVGVVGRSMLNLIAHARNLGYIKCDENLLQPLQAVRNIPEEKVLILTTGSQGEPMSAMTRIANQEHPHIRIRQGDTVVFSANPIPGNTIAVVTVIDKLMMQGANVIYGRDKGIHVSGHGCQEDQKLMIALTKPKFFLPVHGEHRMLVKHSQTAQSMGIPAENMVIIQNGNIVELTEESMRVAGKVASGLELVDTSGSGMVSAKVLQERQRMAEEGIVTIAMALDWNGKLMAKPEIHLRGVVTSIERPLLQKWVQQRIEEILSVRWSEFAPSFDGENQQVDWGGLQGLLERELARSLRKELHCQPSVTLLMQIPDEPPVKVSDGRRRRTRTAAQVAS
- the dapA gene encoding 4-hydroxy-tetrahydrodipicolinate synthase produces the protein MVDFGRVLTAMITPFKEDGSVNYDVAAALAAHLADHGTDTMVVCGTTGESPTLSWEEEYQLFSVVLQAVAGKAFVIAGCGSNSTKEAIAATQKAVKIGVHGVLQVVPYYNKPPQAGLYQHFAAIAQATPDLPLLLYNVPGRTGQNLQPETVARLAEIDNIIGIKESTGNIDQASEIRRLTPKEFQIYSGDDYMTLSLLAIGAKGVVSVASHLVGNELQKMIQAFDSGKIQVAREIHLQLFPLFKALFATTSPIPVKKALNLLGWEVGSTRLPLCEPDSEISQKLKLVLKELDLI
- a CDS encoding aspartate-semialdehyde dehydrogenase, coding for MSKSYRVAILGATGAVGQELLELLENRNFPVSDLRLLASERSAGRTLPFQGENLPVEAVSEKAFENADLVLASAGGSISKTWAPKAVAAGAVVIDNSSAFRMNPEVPLVVPEVNPEAAANHKGIIANPNCTTILMTVAVWPLHKVSPVQRLVAATYQSASGAGAKAMEEVKIQASAILEGKQPVAEVFPYPLAFNVFPHNTPLNEFGYCEEEMKMVNETRKIFGSQDIRITATCVRVPVLRSHSEAINLEFEVPFSPEKAREVLSQAPGVKLVEDWKANHFPMPIEATGRDEVLVGRIRQDISNSCGLELWLCGDQVRKGAALNAIQIAELLVAKNLLKGAVAVSH
- the tig gene encoding trigger factor; translation: MKVTQEKLPASQIGLEIEITPEKTKETYEKVVKNLASTANIPGFRKGKVPRQILLQRLGTTRIKAAALEEVIQYGIEQALSQEKIQVLGQPQLRSSFEELISNYEPGKALIISAFVDVEPEPNLGEYTGLQFKAEEVKYDPQQVDKALEDERQQMGTLIPVEGRSAQINDVAVVDFKGVIAASVGEDETAEPQPIPGGEATDFQLEMQEDKFIPGFVTGIVGMNPGETREISAQFPDPYVNEDLAGKPAVFTVTLKELKEKELPELNDDFAQEVGDYDTLDELRNSLEERFQKEAQQKTKSHQQEALLAELLKHVEVDLPETMIQQEVNEMLTQTAMRLSQQGLDVKKLFTQDVIPQLRERSRGEAVERIKRSLALMEVAKRESIEVSADQIEARVKELMEQYSEKDVDEKRMFEVVENELLTEKIIDWLLERSTIELVPEGSLSTVETETEEITVDEPVAATETVEQPLLATTETASVDTESTQG
- the clpP gene encoding ATP-dependent Clp endopeptidase proteolytic subunit ClpP; protein product: MLVSQSGNYQPNSLSDFKLYSLNSPSNIVPMVVEQSGVGERAFDIYSRLLRERIIFLGTPIDDNVANSIIAQLLFLDAEDSEKDIQLYINSPGGSVTAGMAIYDTIQQIRPDVVTICFGLAASMGAFLLTAGTAGKRMSLPDSRIMIHQPLGGAQGQAVDIEIQAREILYHKSKLNQLLAQHTGQPLERVEADTERDFFMSAQEAKNYGLIDQVISRQNLPSPGENVTILK